The following coding sequences are from one Lipingzhangella halophila window:
- a CDS encoding aldehyde dehydrogenase family protein: protein MSAGTVPFGGFKQSGLGREHGIEVLDAYTETKTVLVHL from the coding sequence ATGAGCGCCGGCACCGTGCCCTTCGGCGGCTTCAAGCAGTCCGGCCTCGGCCGCGAGCACGGCATCGAGGTGCTGGACGCGTACACCGAGACCAAGACCGTCCTGGTTCACCTCTGA
- a CDS encoding methionyl-tRNA formyltransferase, which translates to MRVAIIGQAAFGEAVLHRLQDDGVTIAGVAAPEPDGNGRSDPLWSASEANGIPRVSTTSLKEPGGLVKWKEFEADFCLMAFVSEFLPDEVFTQPTHGTAQYHPSLLPLHRGKSAINWAIINGDKETGLSVFWPDKGIDTGPILLQKRCEIAPDDTVGSLYFNHLFPMGVDAMSEAVSLVSAGEAPRTEQGHADATFEPGCRDQHAEIHWHRPAQVVYDLIRGCDPRPGAWTLFNEERLRFFDCRLTEEQRPGMPGQVLGIDDEGFSIRLNGGVLRVGRVQHTGKSKLPAGEWASQVGLTTGFRFR; encoded by the coding sequence ATGCGTGTTGCCATTATCGGGCAGGCGGCCTTCGGAGAGGCGGTGCTCCATAGGCTGCAGGACGACGGTGTGACCATTGCCGGGGTCGCGGCCCCGGAGCCGGACGGTAACGGCCGGAGCGACCCGCTCTGGTCCGCGAGTGAGGCGAACGGCATCCCGCGGGTATCGACCACCAGCCTGAAAGAGCCCGGCGGCCTCGTGAAGTGGAAGGAGTTCGAGGCCGACTTCTGCCTCATGGCGTTCGTCAGCGAGTTCCTACCGGACGAGGTGTTCACGCAGCCCACGCACGGAACGGCGCAGTACCACCCCAGCCTGCTGCCGCTGCATCGCGGGAAGTCGGCGATCAACTGGGCCATCATCAACGGGGATAAGGAGACCGGCCTGAGCGTCTTCTGGCCGGACAAGGGAATCGACACCGGCCCGATCCTGCTGCAGAAACGGTGCGAGATCGCTCCCGACGACACCGTGGGCAGCCTCTACTTCAACCACCTCTTCCCCATGGGGGTGGACGCCATGTCCGAGGCGGTGTCCCTGGTGTCGGCGGGAGAGGCGCCGCGCACCGAGCAGGGCCACGCCGACGCGACATTCGAGCCCGGATGCCGCGACCAGCACGCCGAGATCCACTGGCACCGCCCCGCGCAGGTGGTCTACGACCTGATCCGGGGCTGTGACCCCCGGCCGGGCGCGTGGACGCTCTTCAACGAGGAGAGACTGCGGTTCTTCGACTGCCGTCTCACCGAAGAGCAGCGCCCCGGCATGCCCGGGCAGGTTCTCGGCATCGACGACGAAGGCTTCTCGATCCGGCTCAACGGCGGTGTGCTCCGAGTCGGGCGGGTGCAGCACACCGGCAAGAGCAAGCTCCCCGCCGGAGAGTGGGCCTCCCAGGTGGGCCTCACCACCGGGTTCCGCTTCCGGTAG
- a CDS encoding NADPH-dependent FMN reductase gives MRISLVSGSTRSRSTNTAAMRTIQEVVPRGVTTVLYDGLARLPAFNPDEDRDPLHPAVSELREQVTAADAVVFSTPEYAGTLPGSFKNLLDWVVGSGALHGKPAAWVNVAAEGRGTNAHSAMLTVLEYLGPDIIDAACVRAPVARDAVGQDGTVLDTDFRERVARSVHEFRNHLAAA, from the coding sequence ATGCGGATTTCGTTGGTTTCCGGAAGTACGAGATCGCGGTCGACCAACACCGCGGCGATGCGGACCATTCAAGAGGTGGTGCCACGCGGCGTCACCACCGTCCTGTACGACGGTCTCGCCAGACTGCCCGCGTTCAACCCTGACGAGGACCGCGACCCGCTGCATCCGGCCGTGTCCGAACTCCGGGAACAGGTCACGGCCGCGGACGCGGTAGTGTTCAGCACGCCCGAGTACGCGGGGACGCTTCCTGGCAGCTTCAAGAACCTGCTCGACTGGGTCGTCGGCAGCGGCGCGCTTCATGGCAAGCCGGCCGCCTGGGTCAACGTCGCTGCCGAGGGGCGGGGGACGAACGCGCATTCCGCGATGTTGACGGTGCTCGAATACCTGGGGCCGGACATCATTGACGCCGCGTGCGTGCGCGCGCCGGTAGCGCGCGACGCCGTGGGGCAGGACGGCACGGTACTCGACACGGACTTCCGCGAGCGCGTCGCCCGGTCTGTCCACGAGTTCCGGAACCACCTCGCAGCGGCATGA
- a CDS encoding BCCT family transporter has product MAQPGQHRGGRAVQPGVFYPAAGFIVAFVVLAMALPEVTFAWMTAAQGFIVGSLSWYYVAVVSGFVVFALWAVVGRSGEVKLGPDDAEPEFGLGSWFAMLFAAGMGIGLVFWGVAEPLHHFAGIPNRSSEMVQGGSAAADAEGALVQTLVHWGLHAWAIYAVVGLAVAYTVHRRRRPVSLRWVLEPLLGERWVRGVLGDVIDVTAVIGTVFGVATSLGLGVSQIAAGVEILDLVSDPGLAGQVLLIGVITLLAMISVVTGVHRGIRWLSKLNLGLAGALLVFAAVTGPSLFLLREGVQLVGVYAQNLIQLSLNTAALSGDQGVEWQGWWTVFYWGWWISWAPFVGVFIARISRGRSVREFMAGVLLVPSAVTLLWFTVFGGSALWHQLQREGAEFRGGLIGADGSVSQAGSLYALLEGLPWGTAAVGTAVVLVALFFVTSSDSGSLVADMLASGGRSDPPVWSRVFWSLLEGAVAAALLMVGGEAGLTALRYATVIIALPFSVVMIAMCVAMVRSLRAERRLQLRIQRGLQREELAARVWQNLAEEGVVDPDTGSEDGSGGGTEDGSGRRSPGAGP; this is encoded by the coding sequence ATGGCTCAGCCTGGGCAGCATCGGGGCGGCCGCGCGGTGCAGCCGGGGGTGTTCTATCCAGCCGCGGGCTTCATTGTGGCCTTCGTGGTCCTGGCCATGGCCCTGCCCGAGGTGACCTTCGCGTGGATGACCGCGGCCCAGGGCTTCATCGTGGGCTCGCTGAGCTGGTACTACGTGGCCGTGGTGTCGGGGTTCGTGGTGTTCGCGCTGTGGGCGGTCGTGGGCCGCAGCGGCGAGGTGAAACTGGGACCCGACGACGCGGAACCCGAGTTCGGCCTGGGGTCGTGGTTCGCGATGCTGTTCGCGGCCGGGATGGGCATCGGGCTGGTGTTCTGGGGGGTGGCCGAGCCGCTGCACCACTTCGCGGGTATCCCCAACCGGTCCTCGGAGATGGTGCAGGGCGGGAGTGCGGCCGCGGACGCCGAGGGCGCGCTGGTGCAGACGCTGGTGCACTGGGGGCTGCACGCCTGGGCGATCTATGCGGTGGTGGGTCTGGCCGTGGCCTACACGGTGCACCGCCGGAGACGGCCGGTGTCGCTGCGCTGGGTACTGGAGCCCCTGCTGGGCGAGCGGTGGGTACGCGGCGTGCTGGGCGACGTCATCGACGTCACCGCGGTCATCGGCACGGTGTTCGGGGTGGCCACCTCGCTGGGGCTGGGGGTGTCCCAGATCGCGGCCGGGGTGGAGATCCTGGACCTGGTGAGCGATCCCGGATTGGCCGGGCAAGTGCTGCTCATCGGGGTGATCACCCTACTGGCCATGATCTCGGTGGTCACAGGGGTGCACCGCGGCATCCGCTGGCTGTCGAAGCTGAACCTGGGGTTGGCGGGGGCGCTGCTGGTGTTCGCCGCCGTGACTGGCCCGAGCCTGTTCCTGCTCCGCGAAGGCGTGCAGCTTGTGGGGGTCTACGCCCAGAACCTCATCCAGCTCAGTCTGAACACCGCCGCCCTGTCCGGCGATCAGGGAGTGGAGTGGCAGGGCTGGTGGACGGTGTTCTACTGGGGCTGGTGGATCTCCTGGGCGCCGTTCGTTGGCGTGTTCATCGCCCGCATCTCCCGGGGACGCAGCGTACGGGAGTTCATGGCCGGGGTGCTGCTCGTGCCCAGCGCGGTGACACTGCTGTGGTTCACGGTCTTCGGGGGCAGCGCGCTGTGGCACCAGTTGCAGCGCGAGGGCGCGGAGTTCCGCGGCGGGCTGATCGGTGCCGACGGGTCGGTTTCCCAGGCCGGCTCGCTGTATGCGCTCCTGGAGGGCCTGCCGTGGGGAACGGCTGCGGTGGGGACCGCGGTGGTGCTGGTGGCACTGTTCTTCGTTACCTCCTCGGATTCCGGATCGCTGGTCGCCGACATGCTGGCCTCCGGAGGGCGGTCCGACCCGCCAGTGTGGAGCCGGGTGTTCTGGTCGCTGCTGGAGGGCGCCGTGGCAGCGGCGCTGCTGATGGTGGGCGGCGAGGCCGGGCTGACGGCGCTGCGCTACGCCACGGTCATCATCGCTCTGCCGTTCAGCGTGGTGATGATCGCGATGTGCGTGGCGATGGTGCGCTCCCTGCGCGCCGAGCGGCGCCTGCAGTTGCGCATCCAGCGGGGCCTGCAGCGCGAGGAGCTGGCCGCGCGGGTGTGGCAGAACCTGGCCGAGGAGGGGGTGGTCGACCCCGACACCGGCTCCGAGGACGGATCCGGCGGCGGTACCGAGGACGGCTCAGGGCGCCGCTCCCCCGGCGCCGGCCCCTGA
- a CDS encoding NAD-binding protein, with protein MRLWLTRALTRIRQRVTWALPVELLLFVFASSWLLMSWAEPPGAAVVRADAYWWWFAGTVTPAAAGPGDHYPTTTAGQFIGLYVIVGGIVTITMLFARLARAIDKAKGMRMHGRAELHTTGHTAILGYTPGRTEHIIAELTAEGPRQIALCAWEEQAEQHPLGHRDDTQFVRGNLTDEDVLARAALARAAVVVVDPRDDDEALKVTVAAAYLAPEAHTVVALHDMAHERTVARVAPGARCVEWNSWRLLAAEARDPGLSGVLSALLGPGQRGTYSIRVPASLAGRSYGHFQMALGRWNAATVLGLDTGTGLDLSPSWTTEVPEDATLYYVARRRLSNADLERHVERADRALAFDDRELLRTQWRE; from the coding sequence GTGCGGCTGTGGCTGACCCGCGCCCTGACCCGGATACGGCAGCGTGTCACCTGGGCGCTGCCCGTGGAGCTGCTGCTGTTCGTCTTCGCCAGCAGCTGGCTGTTGATGTCCTGGGCCGAGCCGCCGGGCGCGGCCGTTGTGCGCGCCGACGCCTACTGGTGGTGGTTCGCCGGCACCGTTACCCCGGCCGCCGCCGGACCGGGCGATCACTACCCCACCACCACCGCCGGACAGTTCATCGGCCTTTATGTCATCGTCGGCGGCATCGTCACCATCACAATGCTCTTCGCGCGACTGGCGCGAGCCATTGACAAGGCCAAAGGAATGCGCATGCACGGTCGCGCCGAACTGCACACCACCGGACACACCGCCATCCTCGGCTACACCCCCGGCCGCACCGAGCACATCATCGCCGAGCTGACCGCTGAAGGGCCCCGTCAGATCGCCCTGTGCGCCTGGGAGGAGCAGGCCGAGCAGCACCCGCTGGGCCACCGCGACGACACCCAGTTCGTGCGCGGCAACCTCACCGACGAGGACGTGCTGGCCCGTGCCGCGCTGGCCCGCGCTGCCGTGGTGGTGGTCGATCCCCGCGACGACGACGAGGCGCTCAAGGTCACTGTTGCCGCCGCCTACCTCGCCCCCGAGGCCCACACCGTGGTCGCCCTGCACGACATGGCCCACGAGCGCACCGTGGCGCGCGTGGCCCCCGGTGCCCGCTGCGTGGAGTGGAACTCCTGGCGGCTCCTCGCCGCCGAGGCCCGCGACCCCGGACTGTCGGGTGTCCTGTCAGCGCTGCTGGGCCCCGGGCAGCGCGGCACCTACTCGATCCGGGTGCCCGCCTCGCTGGCCGGCCGCAGCTACGGCCACTTCCAGATGGCGCTGGGCCGGTGGAACGCCGCCACCGTGCTGGGCCTGGACACCGGGACAGGGCTGGACCTCAGTCCATCGTGGACCACCGAGGTCCCCGAGGACGCCACCCTGTACTACGTGGCGCGGCGCCGGCTCAGCAACGCCGACCTGGAGCGCCACGTCGAGCGCGCCGACCGCGCCCTGGCCTTCGACGACCGCGAACTGCTGCGCACCCAATGGCGCGAGTAG